In the genome of Acetobacter oryzifermentans, one region contains:
- a CDS encoding 4-(cytidine 5'-diphospho)-2-C-methyl-D-erythritol kinase, protein MTVDVLDVATTTLTEIAPAKINLYLHVTGRRPDGYHLLDSLVVFAGAGDVLRYEPGSEPLHLKLEGRFGRALGADAAGADNLVMKAAAVLRDLAGPDANVQGGCLVLEKNLPVASGIGGGSADAAAALRLLNRAWNAQVGEPTLFRVAETLGADVPVCLLSQTVRMEGIGETLTPAPRLPECGLVLVNCGQAVSTPDVFRKRTGDFVPRAALPQSWPNSAAMVETLKAQENSLEAPACNVCPPVKRVLADIAMQPECQLARMSGSGATCFGVFPTVEAAREAADRLADAHAAWWVWGGALV, encoded by the coding sequence ATGACAGTTGATGTTCTGGATGTTGCAACCACAACCCTGACAGAAATTGCCCCTGCAAAAATCAATCTGTATTTGCACGTTACTGGCCGCCGCCCGGATGGATACCACTTGCTGGATAGCCTTGTGGTGTTTGCTGGCGCTGGTGATGTGCTGCGTTATGAGCCGGGTTCTGAACCTCTGCATCTCAAGCTGGAAGGCCGCTTTGGACGCGCCCTTGGGGCAGATGCCGCCGGGGCCGATAATCTGGTTATGAAAGCCGCCGCAGTGCTGCGTGATCTGGCCGGGCCGGATGCCAATGTGCAGGGCGGCTGCCTTGTGCTGGAAAAAAACCTGCCCGTGGCCTCTGGCATTGGTGGGGGTTCGGCAGATGCCGCTGCGGCCCTACGCCTGCTAAACCGGGCATGGAACGCGCAGGTGGGTGAACCAACCCTGTTCCGTGTAGCGGAAACATTGGGGGCGGATGTGCCCGTATGCCTGCTAAGCCAGACCGTGCGGATGGAAGGTATTGGGGAAACCCTTACCCCCGCGCCGCGTTTGCCAGAGTGTGGCCTTGTGTTGGTAAATTGCGGGCAGGCTGTTTCCACCCCGGATGTGTTCCGCAAAAGAACCGGCGATTTTGTGCCTAGGGCTGCTTTGCCGCAAAGCTGGCCCAATAGTGCTGCTATGGTGGAAACCTTAAAGGCGCAGGAAAACAGTCTGGAAGCTCCGGCATGCAATGTATGCCCGCCCGTTAAGCGGGTGTTGGCCGATATTGCCATGCAACCAGAATGCCAGTTGGCCCGCATGAGCGGTTCTGGCGCCACGTGTTTTGGTGTGTTCCCTACCGTAGAAGCCGCGCGAGAAGCGGCAGACAGGTTGGCAGATGCACACGCCGCATGGTGGGTGTGGGGTGGTGCTCTGGTTTAA
- the hpnH gene encoding adenosyl-hopene transferase HpnH, with product MAVPIMQAVRVGKYVVTQHLKKRKRYPLVLMLEPLFRCNLACAGCGKIDYPAAILNQRMTVQECMDADAEAGAPVVAVAGGEPLLHKEMPQIIRGLIARKKYVYLCTNALLLEKKMDEYEPSPFFSWDVHLDGDKTMHDSSVCQDGVYERAVAAIKKAKERGFRVSINCTLFDGADPQRVASFFDEVMAMGVDGIMTAPGYAYERAPDQEHFLNRQKTKQLFRDIFRLGKGHKWRFTQSPLFLNFLAGNEQYHCTPWGKPLRNVFGWQRPCYLLGEGYAKSFRELMDDTKWDDYGTGNYEKCADCMVHSGYESTAVMDAVRRPWHIAKVALFGPETEKPMAPEISLANQRPAQYVFSKQVEEQMDAIAARKPAKAPRVKVIRTAEGANDAPAAKPAVEATAAD from the coding sequence ATGGCCGTACCGATAATGCAGGCCGTCAGGGTCGGCAAATATGTCGTCACACAGCATCTCAAGAAGCGGAAGCGCTATCCGCTTGTGCTGATGCTTGAGCCGCTTTTCCGTTGCAATCTGGCATGCGCAGGTTGCGGGAAGATCGACTACCCGGCTGCCATTCTCAACCAGCGCATGACCGTGCAGGAATGCATGGATGCAGATGCCGAGGCAGGCGCGCCAGTTGTGGCTGTGGCCGGTGGTGAACCGCTGCTGCACAAGGAAATGCCGCAGATTATTCGCGGTCTGATTGCGCGTAAGAAATACGTTTACCTGTGCACAAATGCCCTGCTGCTTGAAAAGAAGATGGATGAATATGAACCATCCCCCTTCTTTTCTTGGGATGTGCATCTGGATGGTGACAAAACCATGCACGATTCCTCCGTCTGCCAAGATGGGGTGTATGAACGTGCCGTGGCAGCCATTAAAAAAGCCAAGGAGCGCGGCTTCCGCGTTTCCATCAACTGCACCCTGTTTGATGGCGCAGATCCGCAGCGTGTTGCCAGTTTCTTTGATGAAGTGATGGCAATGGGCGTGGACGGAATCATGACCGCACCGGGTTATGCCTACGAACGCGCACCAGATCAGGAACACTTCCTGAACCGCCAGAAAACCAAGCAGCTTTTCCGCGATATCTTCCGTTTGGGCAAAGGCCACAAATGGCGGTTTACGCAGTCTCCGCTGTTCCTGAACTTCCTGGCGGGGAACGAGCAGTACCACTGCACGCCGTGGGGCAAGCCGCTGCGTAACGTGTTTGGCTGGCAGCGCCCGTGCTATCTGCTGGGTGAAGGCTATGCCAAGTCCTTCCGTGAGCTGATGGATGACACGAAGTGGGATGATTACGGCACCGGTAACTACGAAAAATGCGCTGATTGCATGGTGCATTCCGGTTACGAATCCACCGCTGTGATGGATGCCGTGCGCCGCCCTTGGCATATTGCCAAAGTGGCGCTGTTTGGCCCCGAAACAGAAAAACCAATGGCCCCGGAAATCTCGCTGGCAAACCAGCGCCCGGCCCAGTACGTCTTCTCCAAACAGGTGGAAGAACAGATGGACGCCATTGCCGCACGCAAGCCTGCCAAGGCCCCACGTGTGAAGGTGATTCGCACAGCCGAAGGCGCAAACGATGCTCCGGCAGCAAAGCCAGCAGTAGAAGCCACTGCGGCAGACTGA
- a CDS encoding hemolysin family protein, which translates to MALGEIIPYSARQKPATRVPYTEGISFFMALSILVIFFLVLLNAVFAMGELALISVRIPRLVMLQEQGVRGAERAMRLAEDPQIFLPTVQVGMTLVSILEGTFGGVQIEAHLTPMLERIPAIKPIAPQLSMIVVVVLITAIMLVLGELVPKQLALREPEKVAARLAAPLEVLANATRPVVWLLRQSSNVVLRLMGAADAVNQTLTEEELKAYIAEGARLGVLEHEERTMIERLLRLADRPVRAIMTPRNELVWIDRHAGREALVQALKQTTYARLVVCEGGVDNPVGVVLAKDMLDRVLDGMPASIEAGLRPMVVVPDSISALDMLERMRSIPLGMAFVFDEYGAFEGIVTASDLFDAIVGETSHEPQKLTRLNTEPAPDAVLMLDGTESADEVKDQLAIKTLPEEGSYHTLGGLILALLRRVPAVGDKVAYEGWLFEVLEMEGRRVSRVRASRQPLAEN; encoded by the coding sequence GTGGCTTTGGGGGAAATCATCCCCTATTCTGCCCGCCAGAAACCCGCCACGCGGGTACCCTACACAGAGGGCATATCGTTTTTCATGGCACTTTCCATTCTTGTCATTTTCTTTCTGGTGTTGCTGAACGCCGTGTTTGCCATGGGGGAACTTGCACTTATTTCCGTGCGTATCCCCCGGCTGGTCATGTTGCAGGAACAAGGCGTACGCGGGGCCGAGCGGGCCATGCGGCTGGCGGAAGACCCGCAAATCTTCTTGCCCACAGTGCAAGTGGGCATGACACTTGTTTCCATTCTGGAAGGCACATTTGGTGGGGTGCAAATAGAAGCGCACCTTACCCCCATGCTGGAGCGTATTCCGGCCATTAAACCTATTGCCCCGCAGCTTTCCATGATTGTGGTGGTGGTGCTGATTACGGCCATTATGCTGGTGCTGGGTGAGCTTGTACCCAAGCAACTGGCCCTGCGCGAACCAGAAAAAGTGGCCGCCCGTCTGGCTGCACCGCTGGAGGTTCTGGCCAATGCCACCCGCCCGGTGGTGTGGCTGCTGCGCCAGTCTTCCAACGTGGTTCTGCGCCTGATGGGTGCGGCAGATGCCGTAAACCAGACGCTGACGGAAGAAGAACTGAAAGCCTACATTGCAGAAGGCGCGCGCTTGGGCGTGCTGGAGCATGAAGAACGCACCATGATCGAACGTCTGCTGCGCCTTGCAGACAGGCCCGTGCGTGCCATCATGACCCCCAGAAACGAGCTGGTATGGATAGACCGCCATGCCGGGCGCGAGGCACTGGTGCAGGCACTCAAGCAAACCACCTATGCCCGCCTTGTGGTGTGCGAGGGTGGGGTGGATAACCCCGTGGGTGTGGTTTTGGCCAAGGATATGCTGGATCGTGTTTTAGACGGCATGCCTGCCTCTATAGAGGCAGGTTTGCGCCCAATGGTGGTGGTGCCAGATAGTATTTCCGCGCTGGATATGCTGGAGCGCATGCGCAGTATTCCACTGGGCATGGCCTTTGTGTTTGATGAATACGGGGCGTTTGAAGGCATTGTTACGGCATCTGATTTGTTTGATGCCATTGTGGGGGAAACTTCGCACGAGCCTCAAAAACTCACGCGCCTGAACACAGAACCGGCCCCAGATGCCGTGCTGATGCTGGATGGCACGGAATCCGCCGATGAAGTGAAAGACCAACTGGCCATCAAAACCCTGCCGGAAGAAGGTAGCTATCACACGCTGGGCGGCCTTATTCTGGCCCTTCTGCGCCGTGTGCCAGCGGTGGGGGATAAGGTGGCTTACGAGGGATGGCTGTTTGAGGTGCTGGAAATGGAGGGCCGTCGTGTTTCCCGCGTGCGGGCCAGCAGGCAGCCTCTGGCGGAAAACTGA
- a CDS encoding tetratricopeptide repeat protein yields MLFCRLLPTVFMLLSATVLASPLYAAQPDTSGAALKGAEPKADTAVMHAPVGHVDSGAFLSAVIAVRRGDDLQAARSFRQAAAADPQNMDLLKQAFVRSVMAGDADAVPLAHKLDKLPGAQSVISALVLGNDAAARGEWGEALTYYHQARTDPLTHLIMPLLLAWCEQAQGHADAAVESLTHIQKSVLVPFYTLHAALIAQVAGQTDRAGQLFDATRKIMPGGDLLLTRSYAAWLWERGQKEKARAELRKLEGDDPVLLLAGPQLQATISHFPVTSARGGIARAYILTAFLLRQQGREQAQQAAATGGMVGNDANLYQFNEAARLMLGFALAMDPTLAEARLMLAEIQIDEDHGAAARETLLRVPQSDPMSPVARLRLAVLDSTPDQATEAVNLLRPLVAQLPDQILLQRALGNALVQQKDWKGAIAAYTKAIDLATAQKDVDWTLLFLRAMVYHEMGDWPHARDDARAALAYAPDESMLLNFLGYSMVERHENLPEAEKLLRKAHQLSPDDAAITDSLGWVRAERGDLNEALDLLEKAAEKTPEDPEVNYHLGEVYWRQGRKTEAIDQWNVALGLHPIPSDEVLIRAALKRAGVEPDAKKADQAAPAKVAPQDKGTHTP; encoded by the coding sequence ATGCTGTTTTGTCGCCTTCTGCCTACGGTTTTCATGCTGCTTTCCGCCACTGTGCTGGCTTCTCCGCTGTATGCGGCCCAGCCCGATACATCTGGCGCAGCCCTTAAAGGGGCCGAACCCAAAGCAGATACTGCGGTTATGCATGCGCCTGTCGGGCATGTCGATTCGGGGGCGTTTCTAAGCGCCGTCATTGCCGTTCGCAGGGGGGATGACCTTCAGGCCGCACGCTCTTTCCGCCAGGCCGCAGCCGCAGACCCACAGAATATGGACCTGTTGAAGCAGGCTTTTGTGCGCAGTGTTATGGCGGGGGATGCCGATGCGGTGCCACTGGCCCACAAGTTGGATAAGCTGCCCGGCGCGCAAAGCGTCATCTCCGCTCTGGTGTTGGGGAACGATGCCGCTGCGCGCGGTGAGTGGGGCGAGGCGCTGACCTATTACCACCAAGCACGCACAGACCCGCTGACACATCTTATTATGCCGCTATTGCTGGCATGGTGTGAACAGGCCCAAGGCCATGCGGATGCGGCGGTGGAAAGCCTGACCCATATTCAAAAATCTGTTCTGGTGCCGTTTTACACGCTGCACGCCGCCCTGATTGCGCAGGTAGCAGGCCAGACAGACCGCGCAGGCCAGCTTTTTGATGCAACGCGCAAGATCATGCCGGGGGGTGATCTGCTGCTCACCCGTTCCTACGCCGCATGGTTGTGGGAGCGCGGGCAGAAAGAAAAAGCCCGCGCCGAGCTGCGCAAGCTGGAAGGGGATGATCCAGTTCTGTTGCTGGCTGGCCCGCAGCTTCAGGCCACCATTTCGCACTTCCCGGTCACATCGGCGCGCGGAGGTATTGCGCGGGCTTACATTCTTACGGCGTTTTTGCTGCGCCAACAGGGGCGGGAGCAAGCCCAACAGGCCGCAGCCACAGGCGGCATGGTGGGGAATGATGCCAACCTCTACCAGTTTAATGAGGCCGCACGCCTGATGCTGGGCTTTGCCTTGGCGATGGACCCCACATTGGCTGAAGCCCGTCTGATGCTGGCCGAAATCCAGATTGATGAAGACCACGGGGCTGCTGCGCGTGAAACATTGCTGCGCGTGCCGCAGTCTGACCCCATGTCCCCCGTGGCGCGGCTGCGGCTGGCGGTGCTGGATTCCACGCCCGATCAGGCCACCGAGGCGGTAAACCTGTTGCGCCCGCTTGTGGCCCAGTTGCCAGATCAGATTCTGCTTCAGCGTGCCTTGGGCAATGCGCTGGTGCAGCAGAAGGACTGGAAAGGCGCAATTGCCGCCTATACCAAAGCCATAGACCTTGCCACAGCCCAAAAAGATGTGGATTGGACGCTGCTTTTCCTGCGCGCCATGGTGTACCACGAAATGGGGGATTGGCCCCACGCGCGGGATGATGCCCGCGCCGCACTGGCCTATGCGCCAGACGAATCCATGCTGCTGAATTTTCTGGGGTATTCTATGGTGGAGCGGCATGAAAACCTGCCCGAAGCCGAAAAACTTTTGCGCAAGGCGCACCAGCTTTCCCCCGATGATGCCGCTATTACAGACAGCCTCGGCTGGGTGCGCGCAGAGCGTGGAGACCTGAACGAGGCGCTGGATCTTTTAGAAAAAGCCGCAGAAAAAACGCCAGAAGACCCGGAAGTGAATTATCATCTGGGCGAGGTTTACTGGCGGCAGGGCCGCAAGACCGAAGCCATAGATCAGTGGAACGTGGCTTTGGGGCTGCACCCTATTCCGTCGGATGAAGTATTGATACGTGCTGCGCTCAAGCGCGCAGGTGTAGAGCCGGATGCCAAAAAGGCAGATCAGGCCGCGCCTGCTAAAGTTGCGCCGCAGGATAAAGGAACACACACGCCATGA
- a CDS encoding YqaA family protein, which produces MLNRLYARVLRHAASPYAPLWLAALAFAEASFFPLPPETLLVPMVLAHRQKAWVYAAICTVASVAGGLLGWLIGAALLDTIARPIVHFYHAEATLLTLQEKFRQWGVWIILLKGLTPIPYKFVTIASGMAHFAILPFMLASLVTRGVRFMLVAGLLWRFGAPIQDFLEKRLPLVAGAFAIVFLGGIIALKYL; this is translated from the coding sequence ATGCTAAACCGCCTGTATGCCCGCGTTTTGCGGCACGCCGCCAGCCCCTACGCGCCTTTATGGCTGGCGGCGCTGGCTTTTGCAGAAGCCAGCTTTTTCCCCCTTCCGCCAGAAACGCTACTGGTGCCCATGGTGTTGGCACATAGGCAAAAGGCATGGGTTTATGCCGCCATCTGCACGGTAGCCAGTGTGGCCGGTGGCCTGCTGGGCTGGCTGATTGGGGCGGCATTGCTGGATACGATAGCCCGCCCGATTGTGCATTTTTACCATGCCGAGGCCACGCTTCTGACCTTGCAGGAAAAATTCCGCCAATGGGGTGTGTGGATTATTCTGCTTAAGGGGCTAACGCCTATCCCCTACAAGTTTGTAACCATTGCCAGCGGCATGGCGCATTTTGCCATTTTGCCTTTTATGCTGGCCAGCCTTGTAACGCGCGGTGTGCGGTTTATGCTGGTGGCGGGCCTTTTGTGGCGCTTTGGGGCCCCTATTCAGGATTTTCTGGAAAAACGCCTGCCGCTGGTGGCCGGGGCATTTGCCATCGTGTTTTTAGGCGGCATTATTGCGCTGAAATATCTGTAA
- a CDS encoding SDR family oxidoreductase, translating into MPTQIAVITGAGAGIGRAAARALGRAGFDIALLGRNEDRLKETAENLAKHSVRSLVIPLDVSDAKAVQDAAERIETELGPISVWANCAGATVVGQVSTLSADDIRRATEVTYLGSVNGTLAALGVMRRRGQGAIINLDLAPNLRGMPLQAAENGARSALRGFCESLRPELRHDADNIRVVMVDLPAINTPHYGWTRNLTGKRLKPVGPVYEPEVAAEAICRAAFSTSRSISIGATNSFAALWHMIAPGCREARLAEKGYKAQMEHDWAEGPQPDDLYKSVPGSFGAQGPFNEHSRRVDSPLTFFVSSSLRASIFGALTAMSLTALMAHIRNCRKS; encoded by the coding sequence ATGCCAACCCAGATAGCTGTAATTACAGGCGCAGGCGCCGGTATTGGCCGCGCGGCGGCACGTGCGCTGGGCCGCGCCGGGTTTGATATTGCCCTGCTGGGCCGCAATGAAGACCGGCTGAAAGAAACAGCAGAAAATCTGGCCAAACATTCTGTGCGGTCATTGGTTATTCCGCTGGATGTTTCAGACGCCAAAGCCGTGCAGGATGCGGCAGAGCGTATTGAAACAGAACTTGGCCCCATTTCGGTTTGGGCCAACTGCGCCGGGGCCACGGTTGTTGGGCAGGTTTCCACTCTTTCTGCCGATGATATCCGCCGGGCCACAGAGGTAACCTATCTGGGCAGTGTAAACGGCACACTGGCCGCACTTGGCGTTATGCGTCGGCGCGGGCAAGGGGCTATTATCAATCTGGATCTGGCCCCCAATTTACGCGGCATGCCGCTTCAGGCAGCAGAAAACGGGGCACGTTCTGCCCTGCGCGGTTTTTGTGAAAGCCTGCGCCCAGAGCTGCGGCACGATGCCGATAATATTCGCGTGGTGATGGTGGATTTACCCGCCATCAACACCCCCCATTATGGCTGGACACGCAACCTTACGGGCAAGCGCTTAAAACCCGTTGGCCCGGTGTATGAACCCGAAGTAGCGGCAGAAGCCATTTGCCGTGCCGCCTTTAGCACCAGCCGCTCTATCTCCATTGGCGCCACCAACAGCTTTGCCGCCCTGTGGCACATGATTGCCCCCGGCTGCCGTGAAGCCCGCTTGGCCGAGAAAGGCTATAAGGCCCAGATGGAGCATGATTGGGCAGAAGGCCCGCAGCCGGATGATTTGTACAAATCCGTGCCCGGTTCCTTTGGGGCGCAAGGCCCGTTTAATGAACACTCCCGCAGGGTGGACAGCCCGCTAACCTTTTTTGTTTCCAGCAGCTTGCGGGCAAGCATTTTTGGTGCGCTTACGGCCATGAGCCTTACCGCCCTGATGGCGCATATTCGTAACTGCCGGAAATCCTGA
- a CDS encoding uracil-DNA glycosylase, producing the protein MMEAALSLLRLYTEWGVDVAVTDAAVDHRHAGAGLVLPPLRGKTPQQAPPYTPPQLGTGRTPAPATTAQRPPQQQPAPTSFADTVEQAQRLAAAATTPEELFQAMDSFMACPLRGAAMHTLMPAGPHHAPLMLIGEAPDEDEDRSGQVFAGICGTLLDTMLAPLPLERSQLALATALPWRPAGGTAPTEMDQRICRPFLERAITLFAPQRLLLCGRLPARMLLGKTTDLPRRNWQEITLPGLPALPVMVMRHPLQLRASPAARREIWATLMTVMDTLRQDSQSM; encoded by the coding sequence ATGATGGAAGCTGCTCTGTCTCTCCTGCGCCTTTATACGGAATGGGGCGTGGATGTTGCTGTAACCGATGCTGCGGTCGATCATCGGCACGCCGGGGCCGGGCTTGTGTTGCCTCCGCTACGGGGCAAAACGCCCCAGCAGGCGCCACCGTACACACCGCCGCAGCTCGGAACGGGCAGAACACCGGCACCTGCCACCACTGCGCAACGCCCCCCACAGCAGCAGCCTGCCCCCACCAGCTTTGCAGATACCGTGGAACAGGCGCAGCGCCTTGCCGCCGCCGCCACTACGCCAGAAGAGCTGTTTCAGGCGATGGATTCCTTCATGGCATGCCCTTTGCGCGGCGCTGCCATGCACACCCTTATGCCCGCTGGGCCACACCACGCCCCGTTGATGCTGATTGGGGAAGCCCCGGATGAGGATGAAGATAGAAGCGGGCAGGTTTTTGCGGGCATATGTGGCACCCTGCTGGATACCATGCTGGCCCCGCTGCCTTTGGAACGCAGCCAACTGGCCCTTGCTACGGCCCTGCCGTGGCGGCCAGCCGGGGGCACCGCGCCAACAGAGATGGATCAGCGCATCTGCCGCCCCTTTCTGGAGCGCGCCATAACGTTATTTGCCCCCCAGCGCCTGTTGCTGTGCGGGCGGCTGCCTGCCCGGATGCTGCTCGGCAAAACAACGGATCTGCCCCGCCGCAACTGGCAGGAGATTACCTTGCCGGGGTTGCCTGCGTTGCCGGTTATGGTCATGCGCCATCCACTTCAACTTCGGGCCAGCCCCGCTGCACGGCGTGAAATATGGGCAACACTGATGACGGTGATGGATACCCTGCGCCAAGACAGCCAAAGCATGTAA
- a CDS encoding lytic transglycosylase domain-containing protein has translation MRAIGQIPHQIAAKAILAGAALLASASVVVTRAHAKPPEAGPEPYSEELAMVLPRQAFPEGDDVTLPKPLPPEVATQVRAILRLQQQGAFTEAISSTTHLTDSTLLGELQADRYLNPNYHPNATELRNWLKQYTSYADAPAIWARLAALPERGGPLPPAPPADHLAPAHAALAAGPLAQEFTRNPLLDRTLRERTTWGLKGVHSALHLISITPGMTPAYAAQLQAETAQAMLVSGETDMALDIGRTAVHLSRERNPLASYITGLALWQKQAYAEAIPFFEKASHAPRAMPEMRAACAFWAARGHGKTGNAHAQHVWLQHAAAFPRSFYGLLAYRMLQPAPADHAASNAHTHAIGFKPLENSPVPDNGASSAPVLTEIDIEAVGSSEVGRRVFALLQVGEPEMAENAIRRAWPDLRDVTLARAFQLVAQTAGLHDLATEMADALNTHAATAQNAEDTPLPLLRPRHGFTMDPALVYALARVESNFDPRAVSGAGAHGLMQIRPLTADFVTSESPTNLNHHFVHSAEALHDPSINLEIGQRYVQYLAGLTRQSNHTEARGGDIIRLLASYNAGPSALAHWESSTGPAANDPLLFMELLPNTETRDYVHHTLAYLWMYAAKMKLPTPSLTALAQSTWPDFEDEKALAHTLNTRTLH, from the coding sequence ATGCGAGCGATAGGTCAAATTCCTCATCAGATCGCGGCAAAAGCCATTCTGGCTGGTGCCGCCCTTTTGGCCAGCGCTTCCGTCGTTGTGACGAGAGCCCATGCCAAGCCCCCGGAAGCCGGGCCAGAACCGTACAGCGAAGAGCTGGCTATGGTTCTGCCACGCCAGGCTTTCCCCGAAGGTGATGATGTTACACTCCCCAAACCTCTTCCCCCGGAAGTTGCCACTCAGGTGCGCGCTATTTTGCGCCTGCAACAGCAGGGGGCGTTCACGGAAGCCATTAGCAGCACCACGCATCTCACAGATTCCACCCTGTTGGGTGAGCTACAGGCAGACCGTTACCTAAACCCGAATTACCACCCCAACGCGACCGAGCTGCGGAACTGGCTGAAACAATACACCAGCTATGCCGATGCTCCGGCCATATGGGCGCGCCTTGCCGCGCTGCCTGAACGGGGCGGCCCATTACCCCCTGCCCCACCGGCAGACCACTTAGCCCCGGCCCACGCTGCCCTTGCGGCTGGCCCACTGGCGCAGGAATTCACCCGTAACCCCCTGCTAGACCGCACCTTGCGCGAACGCACCACATGGGGGCTAAAGGGCGTGCACAGTGCATTGCACCTTATCAGCATTACACCGGGCATGACGCCCGCTTACGCGGCCCAGCTTCAAGCGGAAACCGCACAGGCCATGCTGGTTTCGGGTGAAACGGATATGGCGCTGGATATTGGCCGCACGGCTGTACATCTTTCCCGCGAGCGCAATCCACTGGCCAGCTACATTACAGGGCTGGCCCTGTGGCAGAAGCAAGCCTACGCAGAAGCCATTCCGTTTTTTGAAAAAGCCTCCCACGCCCCGCGCGCCATGCCGGAAATGCGGGCCGCCTGCGCCTTTTGGGCCGCACGTGGGCACGGAAAAACCGGCAATGCCCATGCTCAGCATGTGTGGCTCCAACACGCGGCAGCTTTCCCGCGTAGTTTCTATGGGCTTCTGGCCTATCGGATGTTGCAGCCAGCCCCGGCAGACCATGCGGCCTCTAACGCCCATACACACGCTATTGGCTTCAAACCGCTGGAAAACAGCCCCGTTCCGGATAACGGTGCGTCCTCCGCTCCGGTGCTAACGGAAATTGATATCGAAGCCGTTGGCAGTTCCGAAGTAGGCCGCCGCGTGTTTGCCCTGCTGCAAGTTGGTGAGCCAGAAATGGCAGAAAACGCCATCCGCCGCGCATGGCCAGACCTGCGAGACGTGACACTGGCGCGGGCCTTCCAGCTTGTGGCGCAAACAGCCGGGCTGCATGATCTGGCTACAGAAATGGCCGATGCCCTGAACACCCATGCCGCCACGGCGCAGAATGCAGAGGATACACCCCTGCCCCTGCTGCGCCCCCGACACGGCTTTACCATGGACCCTGCCCTTGTTTACGCACTGGCCCGTGTGGAATCGAACTTCGACCCACGTGCTGTTTCCGGCGCAGGGGCACATGGCCTGATGCAGATCCGCCCTCTTACGGCTGATTTTGTCACCAGCGAGTCCCCCACCAATCTGAACCACCATTTTGTGCATTCCGCCGAAGCCCTGCATGACCCCAGCATCAATCTGGAAATCGGGCAGCGCTATGTGCAGTATCTGGCGGGGCTAACGCGCCAGAGCAACCACACAGAGGCACGTGGTGGAGATATTATCCGCCTGCTTGCCAGCTATAACGCAGGACCTTCCGCCCTTGCGCATTGGGAAAGTTCCACCGGCCCAGCAGCTAATGATCCGCTGCTGTTTATGGAGCTGCTGCCCAACACAGAAACGCGGGATTACGTGCACCACACCCTTGCTTACCTGTGGATGTATGCCGCCAAGATGAAGCTGCCGACACCTTCTCTTACAGCCTTGGCCCAAAGCACATGGCCAGACTTTGAGGATGAAAAAGCACTGGCGCATACGCTCAACACCCGCACCCTTCATTAA